CCAACTGCACCCACAACGACGGCGGCATCTGCGGAAAAGACGAAATCAAACTCGCCTTCGTGCCCGGATCCCATGTGGATCTACACTGCGCCGACTTCCATGAGCGCACCCCCGGCGGGGCCAAGGAATGGCGGGGTAACACCCATGCCTTGGAGCAGGATTATTCCGGCGAGGGCTCCGAGTCTGTTTCACCCTCGTCACAAAAGTAGGACGTTAAATCGGTAGGACGTTAAATCGGGGCTCCTCCTGGTCCAGGGATTTTTCTGCCCAGTTCGTCGCGCCTCTTGGGCGTCTTCCTCGTAGAAGAGATGCACCGGCTCCCCCTTGACGGCCTGCCAGGCCTGCTCCACCTTTCCCTTAATGAGGTAGCGCAAAAAATCGCACAAGATTTTCTGGCCTAGCGGGCCAACTATTGAGTTTTCAGTCGCTAGGGGGCGATTTTTTGCGGTGCAAAAATCCGGATTGCGCAGGAATGAGCCCAAAATCAGGGCTAGTTCATCATTCTTGTGCTGTTTATCAGCCAAATTTTCCGCAGAACGATGTCCGAAAACGCAGCAGATGTTTCATCCGGGCCTTTTCAGTTCAGCCATTTTTTGTGGGGCAGCCTGCCGGCAGCGTTTTTGGAGACCTGAACTCGGCGACAAAAAGAGAAAGCCCGGCTTCCCACCGGGCTCAGATCCGATCCTGTGATGTCGGGTTGGTGGGATTTGAACCCACGGCCTCCACGTCCCGAACGTGGCGCGCTAACCGGACTGCGCTACAACCCGTACCTGCCATTATAGGACCGGGAGCACAGGACGTCAATTTTGCAGGATTTCCGGCCCAGAGGTGGTATTTTACATGGCGAAACAAAAATCTTTGCCAGCGCACGGTGACCGGGAGCCATGGTTGTTGTGCGCTGAACCTTCAAGGAGGTTTTTTCATGACACTTCGGCGCAGTCGGTTGTTCGGCCGTCCGCTGTTGGTAGTGCTGGCGATCATGCTGGCGCTGGTACTGGCAGCTTGTGGGGGTGGCGGTGGTGCACCCGCCGACGACGACAGCCAAGACGATGCCGATGACGGAGCTCCCGTCGAAGACGTAGATACCGAAGACGACGACGCAGCAGACGATGCTGATGACGCCGACGATGGCGCAGATGATGCTGATGACGTTGCCGACGATGCGGATGACGCCGCGGACGCCGCCGATGATGCGGACGATGCGGCCGATGACGCCGGCGACGATGCTGGCGAAGACAACGGTGACGACGCCGACGACGCTTCCTAAGTCGACGTCATCGTAAACCCTTTGCCTTCTTAGGCTTGAATTGAAAAATGGCTCACGTTTTCGCCGCGGGCGGCTGCCGTCTCCTTGGGTGGCCGTCGCGGCGAATTCGTTTTTGCCCGCCTTAACGAAGGCGGCCTTTGCTGTTCTCCAGCACAGCCGCCGCCCGCCGGCGCTCCTCGGCGCTGTTCACCAGCACCGTCAACAAGTAAGGGGCGCTGTCCAGCAGTTCGGGGGCGCTCATGCCGCTGACCGCGGGATGGGCGGCATCGGCCACCCGCTGGCTCCGATCTTCCTCCCGGACTAAGTGGATGGGAAAGCCCGTGTCCGACAGGCTGCCCCTGGGCCCTCCTTGGCTGATGCGGTCGATGTCCACCTCGGTGAAGCCTTCCTTGTTGAGGGCTTCGGCGGCCGCCTCGGCCCAGCGGCGGGACGAGAAGTAGGCGGTCACCGCCGGCACTTGGAAATGGGGCTCCCGCTGGAAGTAGGCGCCCATGGGCTGATGGGAGTCCCGGGGGTCGGCGGCATCCCCGGCGGCATCGCCGGCAGATGGATCCCTTGGCTTGCTCATCGAGGGCATGCTCCTTTCTGCTCTCAGCATTTCCACCGCCCCGGTGCAAGTCGCCGCCTAAATTCCACCGCTCTTTCCAGGGGTCTGCAGGGGGGGCGGTGGGTAAAGCCCCCCGCCTTCGCTCACAATATCCCCACGAACGCCGCCCGACAGCCCACGGTCATGGCTCGCACGTCGCCCGTTTCTGAGGAGGGAATCCCTTGCGCCGGTATGCCGATTTGGTGCGTCACGGGGGAAATGAGGCCTTGTTTCTGGCCGCCGAACTGTCGATACTGTCCACCCGGCTGGGCTGGCCTTTTCATATTCACGCCGAAGGGGTGCGGGGAACGGGAAAGACCAGCATCCTGCGCTCGGTCCGGGACGTGCTCCCGCGCATCAAGCGGATCAAAGGCTGCCTGTACAACTGCTCCCCCGGCAGGCCCCATTGCCCCCACCATAAAGGCTTGTCGCCCCGGGAAATCCGCGCCATCGGCACCGAGTGGGTGCCCATGCCTTTTCTGGAAGTTTCCCATTCGGCCAAGCTGGGCACCGTGGTGGGCACCATCGACTTGAGCCGCATCACCCAGGGAGAGGCGCCCAGCGCCGTGCTCCTGCCGGGCACCTTGGCCAAGGCCCACCGGGGCATCGTCTTCATCGACGAAATCAACCGCCTGGCCGATACGGCCCCCGAACTGGCCGACGTGCTGCTGGACGTCATGGGCACCCGGCCGGGGCGGCTGCAGATTGAGGAGTCGGGCCTAGCGCCGGTGGAACTGCCGGTGCAGGTGTCGGTTTGGGCCGCCTCCAACCCCGACGAGGAGCCGGGCCCCCTGGAGGACATCCGGCGGCAGCTGGCGGACCGCTTCGATTTCACCGTGCCCGTCAGCCGCCCCGATTCGCCGGCCCAGGTGAGGCGCATTTTGGACAGTATAGCCGGCGCCGGTCGCCTGGCGGGCGCCGGCCGCGGGGACCAAGACGGCCCGGGGGAGACCCGGCGCCTGCGGCGGCGGCGCATGGCCCTTTTGGCCCGGACGGGCCGGGCCTTGCCGGAGTTGGGCGGCAGTGAGCGGGACCTGCTGGCCCAACTGTACGTGCGCTACGATTTGGAAAGCCTCCGGGCGGTGGAAGCCTGGCAGTGGGCCGCCCGCATCGCTGCCCAGCGGGCCGGGCGTCGCCGGGTGGTCAGGTCCGACTTGCTGGCGGTGGCCACCTTAGTGCTGGGCCACCGGGTGGAAGCCCGGGTCCTGTCGGAACTGCTGGCGGAGCTGGCGGGGACCCGGGGAGCCCCGGAGCAGATGCTGGTGGATTCCGCCGGCGGCCAGGTGCATGCCCCGCCGGATTCCGCGGCGGGTTCGGGCCAGGGGCAAGGGGGCCGGCCGGCGGGCGGTGCCGGCGATGATTTCAACCTGGACCGATACGGCGGTGGCAGCGGGTCTGCCCAGGCCGATTCCCGATCATGGGGAACAGCCCCCGGCCGAGACCAGCCGGGCCGCGGTATGGGCGGCTTGG
The sequence above is drawn from the Sphingobacteriaceae bacterium genome and encodes:
- a CDS encoding DUF1540 domain-containing protein: MTVVVCAATNCTHNDGGICGKDEIKLAFVPGSHVDLHCADFHERTPGGAKEWRGNTHALEQDYSGEGSESVSPSSQK